The following coding sequences lie in one Streptomyces sp. NBC_00510 genomic window:
- a CDS encoding COX15/CtaA family protein: protein MVAVPNLSQAGQAVRNPLAFIAQRWTPSPGTVRRAALAALVMSVVIVVTGGAVRLTGSGLGCPTWPKCTDDSLTATGAMGLHGAIEFANRMLTYVLCAAVGWAIIAARAAEPWRRGLTRLGWAQFWVVMGNAVLGGITVLTGLNPYTVAAHFLLSSALIAVALLMWQRTDEGDAGPRPLVGKPVRQLAWVLVAASAALIAVGTLVTGAGPHAGDSSDVPRVPVKWETISQLHADLAWVVCGLTIALWFVLRAVDAPGGPRARVRDLLVVLLAQGVIGYVQYFTKLPEVLVALHMLGSTLVWIAVLRVLLSMRERPETEPGEAPVAEAVAAAPEPAPAA from the coding sequence ATGGTGGCCGTGCCGAATCTCAGCCAAGCAGGCCAAGCCGTGCGAAACCCCCTGGCCTTCATCGCCCAGCGCTGGACCCCGTCCCCCGGGACGGTCCGGCGGGCCGCGCTGGCCGCGCTCGTGATGAGCGTCGTCATCGTGGTGACCGGCGGCGCCGTCCGGCTGACCGGTTCGGGTCTCGGCTGCCCGACCTGGCCCAAGTGCACCGACGACAGCCTCACCGCGACCGGCGCCATGGGCCTGCACGGGGCGATCGAGTTCGCCAACCGCATGCTGACCTACGTGCTGTGCGCGGCCGTCGGCTGGGCGATCATCGCCGCGCGGGCCGCGGAGCCGTGGCGGCGCGGACTGACCCGGCTGGGCTGGGCCCAGTTCTGGGTCGTCATGGGCAACGCCGTACTCGGCGGCATCACCGTCCTGACCGGTCTCAACCCGTACACCGTCGCCGCGCACTTCCTGCTCTCCAGCGCGCTGATCGCCGTCGCGCTGCTGATGTGGCAGCGGACCGACGAGGGCGACGCGGGACCGCGCCCCCTGGTCGGCAAGCCGGTCCGGCAGCTGGCGTGGGTGCTGGTCGCCGCTTCCGCGGCGCTGATCGCGGTCGGCACGCTCGTGACGGGGGCGGGGCCGCACGCGGGCGACAGCAGTGACGTGCCGCGCGTCCCGGTGAAGTGGGAGACCATCTCGCAGCTCCACGCCGACCTGGCGTGGGTGGTGTGCGGGCTGACGATCGCGCTGTGGTTCGTGCTGCGTGCCGTCGACGCCCCCGGGGGGCCGCGGGCCCGGGTGCGGGACCTGCTGGTCGTGCTGCTGGCGCAGGGCGTCATCGGCTACGTCCAGTACTTCACGAAGCTGCCCGAGGTGCTGGTGGCCCTCCACATGCTCGGGTCGACGCTGGTGTGGATCGCGGTGCTGCGGGTGCTGCTCTCGATGCGCGAGCGGCCGGAGACCGAGCCCGGCGAGGCGCCGGTGGCCGAGGCCGTCGCGGCCGCCCCCGAGCCCGCGCCGGCCGCCTAG
- a CDS encoding amidohydrolase family protein: MIELPPLVDHHCHGVVRGDLGIAAFEGYLTESDAPAAPGTTYLDTQTGFAVRRWCPPLLGLEPHCPPASYLARRRELGAHDSTRRLLHGSGIGTYVVDTGLPGDLTTPAELAAAGGGAQREIVRLERLAEDVAGTRDSAGALVEGIAEAVHAAARTAAGFKSIAAYRHGLGLAPEPPAPGEVRHAAGAWLDARRAGRVRLDHPVLLRHLLWTAVATGLPLQLHTGFGDPDLRLDHADPALLTDFARATAGTGTDLVLLHCYPYHRQAAYLANVFPHVHADVGLALTHVGARAGAVLAEFLELAPFGKLLFSTDAYGLPELYVTGAKAFRGAVRDVLGGWVADGAWSAADARRVAAMVAADNARRLYRLG; the protein is encoded by the coding sequence GTGATCGAGCTGCCGCCGCTGGTCGACCACCACTGCCACGGCGTCGTCCGCGGCGACCTCGGCATCGCGGCCTTCGAGGGGTACCTCACCGAGTCCGACGCGCCCGCGGCGCCCGGCACCACCTACTTGGACACCCAGACCGGATTCGCCGTCCGCCGCTGGTGCCCGCCGCTGCTCGGCCTGGAGCCGCACTGCCCGCCGGCGAGCTACCTCGCCCGGCGGCGTGAACTCGGGGCGCACGATTCCACGCGCCGGCTGTTGCACGGCAGCGGCATCGGCACGTACGTGGTCGACACCGGACTGCCGGGCGACCTGACGACGCCCGCGGAGCTGGCCGCGGCGGGTGGGGGAGCGCAGCGGGAGATCGTGCGGCTGGAGCGGCTCGCCGAGGACGTCGCCGGGACCCGCGACTCGGCCGGGGCCCTGGTCGAGGGCATCGCCGAGGCCGTCCACGCCGCCGCGCGCACCGCCGCCGGCTTCAAGTCGATCGCCGCCTACCGCCACGGACTGGGCCTCGCCCCGGAGCCCCCGGCGCCCGGTGAGGTCCGGCACGCCGCCGGGGCGTGGCTGGACGCGCGCCGCGCCGGCCGTGTCCGGCTCGACCACCCCGTCCTGCTGCGGCACCTGCTGTGGACCGCCGTCGCGACCGGGCTGCCGCTGCAACTGCACACCGGCTTCGGCGACCCGGACCTGCGGCTCGACCACGCCGATCCGGCGCTGCTGACGGACTTCGCCCGGGCGACCGCGGGCACGGGGACCGACCTGGTGCTGCTGCACTGCTACCCGTACCACCGTCAGGCGGCCTACCTGGCGAACGTCTTCCCCCACGTGCACGCGGACGTCGGTCTCGCCCTCACCCATGTGGGGGCACGGGCGGGCGCGGTCCTCGCGGAGTTCCTGGAGCTGGCGCCGTTCGGGAAGCTGCTGTTCTCCACGGACGCCTACGGGCTGCCCGAGCTGTACGTGACCGGCGCCAAGGCCTTCCGCGGCGCGGTGCGCGACGTGCTGGGCGGCTGGGTCGCGGACGGTGCCTGGTCGGCGGCCGACGCCCGGCGCGTCGCGGCCATGGTGGCCGCGGACAACGCGCGACGGCTGTACCGGCTCGGCTGA
- a CDS encoding ABC transporter permease translates to MIGAQTALETRMLLRNGEQLLLTVVIPTLLLVLFSAVDIVDTGAGKAVDFLAPGILALAVMSTAFTGQAIATGFERRYGVLKRLGASPLPRWALMTAKTGSVLVTEILQVVLLTMIAFALGWSPHGNPLSVLLLLALGTAAFSGLGLLMAGTLRAEATLAAANLVFLLLLVGGGVIVPLDRFPGAARSVLELLPVSALSDGLRDVLQHGAGVPWGDLGILAVWAVLGLGAAARWFRWE, encoded by the coding sequence ATGATCGGCGCGCAGACGGCACTGGAGACCCGGATGCTGCTGCGCAACGGCGAGCAGCTGCTGCTGACCGTCGTCATCCCCACGCTGCTGCTGGTGCTCTTCAGCGCCGTCGACATCGTCGACACCGGCGCCGGCAAGGCCGTCGACTTCCTGGCCCCCGGCATCCTCGCGCTGGCCGTGATGTCCACCGCCTTCACCGGCCAGGCCATCGCCACCGGCTTCGAGCGGCGCTACGGCGTGCTGAAGCGGCTCGGCGCGTCACCGCTGCCGCGCTGGGCGCTGATGACCGCCAAGACCGGCTCCGTGCTGGTCACCGAGATCCTGCAGGTCGTCCTGCTCACCATGATCGCGTTCGCCCTGGGCTGGTCGCCGCACGGCAACCCGCTCTCGGTGCTCCTGCTGCTCGCCCTGGGCACGGCGGCCTTCTCCGGCCTCGGCCTGCTGATGGCCGGCACACTCCGCGCCGAGGCCACGCTCGCCGCCGCGAACCTGGTCTTCCTGCTGCTGCTCGTCGGCGGCGGGGTGATCGTGCCGCTCGACAGGTTCCCCGGAGCTGCCCGCTCCGTCCTGGAACTGCTGCCGGTCTCGGCCCTGTCGGACGGCCTGCGCGACGTCCTCCAGCACGGCGCGGGCGTGCCCTGGGGCGACCTCGGGATCCTCGCCGTGTGGGCGGTGCTGGGACTCGGCGCGGCGGCGCGCTGGTTCAGGTGGGAATGA
- a CDS encoding heme o synthase: MTAVESRPAGAIGSSHRHRPFGARVMAFVALTKPRIIELLLITTVPVMFLAAGGVPDLWLVAATMIGGYMSAGGANALNMYIDRDIDALMHRTEQRPLVTGMVAPWECLVFGVTLSVVSTAWFWVLVNPLSAALSLTAILYYVFVYTLGLKRRTAQNIVWGGIAGCMQVLIGWSAVRNELAWAPFVLFLVLFFWTPPHYWPLSMKVKDDYARVGVPMLPVVAGNVVVGRQIVIYSWVMVLVSLTLWWPLGAASWFYAAAAVLLGAFWLVEAHALYGRAKAGVVGAKLKEMRLFHWSITYATLLFVAVAVDPFLR; this comes from the coding sequence GTGACGGCCGTCGAATCCCGGCCCGCCGGAGCCATCGGATCGAGCCACCGCCACCGGCCGTTCGGTGCCCGTGTGATGGCGTTCGTGGCGCTGACCAAGCCGCGCATCATCGAGTTGCTGCTCATCACGACGGTTCCGGTGATGTTCCTTGCGGCGGGCGGTGTGCCCGACCTCTGGCTGGTCGCGGCGACCATGATCGGCGGCTACATGTCGGCGGGCGGCGCGAACGCCCTCAACATGTACATCGACCGTGACATCGACGCGCTCATGCATCGTACGGAGCAGCGCCCGCTGGTCACCGGCATGGTCGCGCCATGGGAGTGCCTGGTCTTCGGCGTCACACTTTCGGTGGTTTCCACCGCCTGGTTCTGGGTGCTCGTCAACCCCCTGTCGGCGGCGCTGTCCCTCACGGCCATCCTCTACTACGTCTTCGTCTACACCCTCGGCCTCAAGCGCCGCACCGCCCAGAACATCGTCTGGGGCGGCATCGCCGGCTGCATGCAGGTGCTCATCGGCTGGTCGGCGGTGCGGAACGAGCTGGCCTGGGCGCCGTTCGTCCTCTTCCTCGTCCTCTTCTTCTGGACGCCGCCGCACTACTGGCCGCTGTCGATGAAGGTGAAGGACGACTACGCGCGCGTCGGCGTGCCCATGCTGCCGGTGGTGGCGGGCAACGTCGTGGTGGGCCGGCAGATCGTCATCTACAGCTGGGTGATGGTGCTGGTCTCGCTCACCCTGTGGTGGCCGCTCGGCGCGGCGAGCTGGTTCTACGCGGCCGCCGCCGTGCTGCTGGGCGCCTTCTGGCTGGTCGAGGCGCATGCCCTGTACGGGCGGGCGAAGGCCGGTGTGGTCGGCGCCAAGCTGAAGGAGATGCGGCTGTTCCACTGGTCGATCACCTACGCGACGCTGCTGTTCGTCGCCGTCGCCGTGGACCCCTTCCTGCGCTGA
- a CDS encoding glutamine synthetase family protein: METEERDERRLTARREAARLSAEGVRAVVVSWVDNAGISRAKTVPTARLPHAAHRGVGMSPVFDVFTSDDAITSSPYIAGPDGDLRLFPDLDRLTVLAARPGWAWAPADRYDQDGRPHPACQRLFARRMTERAAERGLELRMGFETEWVVVKDDGSGDWASRGPAYGLTRVTELSDYLLDLHDALAAQRIEVLQVHPEYAPGQFEVSTAPADPVRAADEVVLVRETVRAVSAAHGLRASFAPVVVAGQVGNGCHLHLSLREHGHNLHRDPSAPYGLAPAANTFLAAVLDALPALCAIGAPSPASYLRLVPSHWAGVHRCWGVENREAGLRLVPGESDDPDGGHAELKPFDAAANPYLLVGSVIAAGLAGLRDGAGTLPPPVSGDPGERGDQKRLPTSLSEAVSHLVRSGTLKEALGEALFGAVVAVRRAESEALAEYGPAELAEATRWRW, encoded by the coding sequence GTGGAGACCGAGGAACGGGACGAGCGGCGGCTGACGGCCCGCCGGGAGGCGGCGCGGCTGTCCGCGGAGGGCGTGCGCGCCGTCGTCGTCAGCTGGGTCGACAACGCGGGCATCAGCAGGGCCAAGACCGTGCCGACCGCCCGGCTGCCGCACGCCGCGCACCGCGGGGTGGGCATGTCGCCGGTCTTCGACGTCTTCACCTCCGACGACGCCATCACCTCCTCGCCGTACATCGCCGGCCCCGACGGCGACCTGCGTCTCTTCCCCGACCTGGACCGCCTCACCGTGCTGGCCGCCCGGCCCGGCTGGGCCTGGGCCCCGGCCGACCGCTACGACCAGGACGGCCGCCCGCATCCCGCCTGCCAGCGGCTGTTCGCCCGGCGCATGACGGAGCGGGCCGCCGAGCGCGGTCTGGAGCTGCGGATGGGCTTCGAGACCGAATGGGTCGTGGTCAAGGACGACGGCAGCGGCGACTGGGCGTCCCGCGGCCCGGCCTACGGCCTGACGCGGGTGACCGAACTCTCGGACTACCTGCTCGATCTGCACGACGCGCTCGCCGCGCAGCGCATCGAGGTGCTGCAGGTGCACCCCGAGTACGCGCCCGGCCAGTTCGAGGTCTCCACCGCGCCCGCCGACCCGGTGCGCGCCGCCGACGAGGTCGTCCTCGTCCGCGAGACCGTACGCGCGGTCAGCGCCGCCCACGGCCTGCGCGCCTCCTTCGCCCCGGTCGTCGTCGCCGGGCAGGTCGGCAACGGCTGCCACCTGCACCTGAGCCTGCGCGAGCACGGGCACAACCTGCACCGCGACCCCAGCGCCCCGTACGGCCTGGCGCCCGCCGCGAACACCTTCCTGGCGGCCGTGCTCGACGCCCTGCCCGCCCTCTGCGCCATCGGCGCCCCGTCCCCGGCCAGCTACCTGCGGCTCGTCCCCTCCCACTGGGCCGGCGTGCACCGCTGCTGGGGCGTGGAGAACCGCGAGGCGGGGCTGCGCCTGGTGCCGGGCGAGTCCGACGACCCCGACGGCGGCCACGCCGAGCTCAAGCCGTTCGACGCGGCGGCCAACCCCTATCTCCTGGTCGGCTCCGTCATCGCGGCGGGCCTGGCCGGCCTGCGCGACGGCGCGGGAACGCTGCCCCCTCCGGTCAGCGGCGATCCCGGCGAGCGCGGCGACCAGAAACGGCTGCCGACCTCGCTCAGCGAGGCCGTCTCGCACCTGGTGCGCAGCGGGACGCTGAAGGAGGCGCTGGGGGAGGCGCTGTTCGGCGCGGTGGTCGCGGTGCGGCGCGCCGAGTCCGAGGCACTGGCCGAGTACGGTCCCGCCGAGCTCGCGGAGGCCACCCGGTGGCGGTGGTGA
- a CDS encoding ABC transporter ATP-binding protein gives MRMDPAVEVTGLVKRYGPKTAVDGLDLTVARGTVSAVLGPNGAGKTTTVETCEGYRRPDGGEVRVLGLDPVREAAALRPRIGVMLQSGGVYAGARAEEMLRHTAKLHAHPLDPALLIERLGLESCGRTPYRRLSGGQQQRLALAMAVVGRPELVFLDEPTAGLDPQARRATWELVRELRADGVTVVLTTHFMDEAEQLADDVAIVDKGRVIASGTPEELCRGGAENTLRFSGRPGLDLASLLKALPADSAAVELTPGSYRIEGKVDPQMLATVTSWCAQHGVMPDRLAVERRTLEDVFLELTGKELRS, from the coding sequence ATGCGAATGGACCCCGCGGTCGAGGTGACCGGACTGGTCAAGCGATACGGCCCCAAGACCGCGGTGGACGGGCTCGACCTGACCGTCGCCCGGGGCACCGTGTCCGCCGTGCTCGGACCCAACGGAGCCGGGAAGACCACCACCGTCGAGACCTGCGAGGGATACCGCCGTCCCGACGGGGGCGAGGTCCGCGTGCTGGGGCTCGACCCGGTACGGGAGGCCGCCGCGCTGCGGCCCCGGATCGGCGTGATGCTGCAGTCCGGCGGCGTGTACGCCGGTGCCCGCGCCGAGGAGATGCTGCGGCACACCGCCAAGCTGCACGCCCACCCCCTCGACCCCGCGCTGCTGATCGAACGGCTCGGCCTGGAGTCCTGCGGCCGAACCCCGTACCGCCGGCTCTCCGGCGGCCAGCAGCAGCGTCTGGCGCTCGCGATGGCCGTCGTGGGCCGCCCGGAGCTGGTGTTCCTGGACGAGCCGACGGCCGGACTGGACCCGCAGGCCCGCCGCGCCACCTGGGAACTGGTCCGCGAGCTGCGTGCCGACGGCGTCACCGTCGTCCTGACCACGCACTTCATGGACGAGGCCGAGCAGCTCGCGGACGACGTCGCGATCGTCGACAAGGGCCGCGTGATAGCGAGCGGCACCCCCGAGGAACTGTGCCGCGGCGGCGCGGAGAACACCCTGCGCTTCAGCGGCCGCCCGGGGCTGGACCTCGCCTCGCTGCTCAAGGCACTGCCCGCCGACTCCGCCGCCGTGGAGCTCACCCCGGGCAGCTACCGCATCGAGGGCAAGGTCGATCCGCAGATGCTGGCCACCGTCACCTCCTGGTGCGCCCAGCACGGCGTGATGCCCGACCGCCTCGCGGTCGAGCGGCGCACCCTGGAGGACGTCTTCCTGGAGCTCACCGGCAAGGAGCTGCGTTCGTGA